The following coding sequences lie in one Deltaproteobacteria bacterium genomic window:
- a CDS encoding RNA polymerase sigma factor, with protein MSSPNLRLLPGDAPRPSGGAPDPDEALVARATAGDMAAWAKLYERHFAGVLRHICFLSGDASIGEDLAQEVFARALAGLDRFGQRSAFSTWVHGIAVNTVRKHRESQARAVRVRERAARIAAITGPDDDLDRRSLQQARVQVLYQILDRLPLHLREAFVLRDLLGVPVREAAAQLDVSEENVRVRAHRARARVHDELVAAGWIDASPKEDR; from the coding sequence ATGAGCTCGCCCAACCTCCGACTGCTGCCCGGCGACGCGCCGCGTCCGAGCGGGGGCGCGCCCGATCCCGACGAGGCACTGGTCGCGCGGGCGACCGCGGGCGACATGGCCGCGTGGGCGAAGCTCTACGAGCGCCACTTCGCGGGCGTGCTGCGCCACATCTGCTTCTTGAGCGGCGACGCCAGCATCGGCGAGGACCTCGCGCAGGAGGTATTCGCGCGTGCGCTGGCGGGCCTCGATCGCTTCGGACAGCGCTCGGCGTTCTCGACGTGGGTCCACGGCATCGCCGTCAACACCGTCCGCAAGCACCGTGAGTCCCAGGCTCGCGCCGTGCGGGTGCGCGAGCGGGCGGCTCGCATCGCCGCGATCACCGGCCCCGACGACGACCTCGATCGTCGCAGCCTGCAGCAGGCGCGCGTGCAGGTGCTCTACCAGATCCTCGACCGTCTGCCGCTGCACCTGCGCGAGGCCTTCGTGCTGCGTGATCTGCTCGGCGTGCCGGTGCGCGAGGCCGCAGCCCAGCTCGACGTCAGTGAGGAGAACGTCCGCGTGCGTGCCCATCGTGCCCGTGCGCGCGTGCACGATGAGCTGGTTGCCGCCGGTTGGATCGATGCCTCGCCCAAGGAGGATCGATGA
- a CDS encoding S41 family peptidase → MLARVRWLGFGAACMAVGIAIGASLGPATAALLAPAPAPAAHSRYVKLDMFARALSIIEQHYVRPVDGEQLVYAAIRGLVSELDPHSNFLVPAEARLLREDIEGVFGGVGMVVVLGRDPDGTRFLDVRDVIPDSPADDADVTVGNRITKVDGRSIAQFPDLQRAITTIRGEPGTTIKVTIEDRTRGILRTVTLMREIIDPPAVEVRVLGEGIAVLRLREFSDNAGREMHDAVARLGRELAAAGPDKGRGKDTKAGLRGVVLDLRDNGGGLLDEAIRIVDLFVADGVIVRTRGRRGTVIDEARALRPGTVTDLPLVVLVNKASASASEIVAGALQDHGRALIVGERTYGKGSVQAPFELDDGSLLKLTTALYYTPDDRLIQASGITPDVHVGVGKDNLPPLGDSRPEIEPERETPRHLRPEDFGRNVPSMDDESPAVRAVADDLQLRVAVQHLIAWDRVRPRRRR, encoded by the coding sequence ATGCTCGCTCGCGTTCGCTGGCTGGGGTTCGGGGCCGCCTGCATGGCAGTGGGGATCGCCATCGGCGCCAGTCTGGGCCCCGCGACCGCGGCCCTGTTGGCGCCCGCGCCGGCCCCGGCAGCCCACTCCCGCTACGTGAAGCTCGACATGTTCGCGCGTGCGCTGTCGATCATCGAGCAGCACTACGTGCGGCCGGTCGACGGCGAGCAGCTGGTCTATGCGGCGATCCGCGGGCTGGTCAGCGAGCTCGATCCGCACTCGAACTTCCTCGTGCCCGCGGAGGCGCGACTGCTCCGCGAAGACATCGAGGGGGTCTTCGGCGGCGTCGGCATGGTGGTGGTGCTCGGCCGCGATCCCGATGGCACGCGCTTCCTCGACGTGCGCGACGTGATCCCCGACAGCCCGGCCGACGATGCCGACGTCACCGTCGGCAATCGCATCACCAAGGTGGATGGTCGCTCGATCGCGCAGTTCCCCGACCTGCAGCGCGCGATCACGACGATCCGCGGTGAGCCCGGCACGACGATCAAGGTGACGATCGAGGATCGCACGCGCGGGATCCTCCGCACCGTCACGCTGATGCGCGAGATCATCGATCCGCCGGCGGTCGAGGTCCGTGTGCTCGGCGAAGGCATCGCGGTGCTGCGCCTGCGGGAGTTCTCCGACAACGCGGGTCGCGAGATGCACGATGCGGTCGCCCGCCTCGGCCGCGAATTGGCCGCCGCCGGACCGGACAAGGGCCGCGGCAAGGACACCAAGGCCGGCCTGCGCGGCGTCGTGCTCGACCTGCGCGACAACGGCGGTGGCCTGCTCGACGAGGCCATCCGCATCGTCGACCTGTTCGTCGCCGACGGCGTGATCGTGCGGACGCGCGGGCGTCGGGGCACGGTGATCGACGAGGCCCGCGCGCTACGACCCGGCACCGTCACCGACCTGCCGCTGGTGGTGCTGGTCAACAAGGCCTCGGCGAGCGCGTCGGAGATCGTCGCCGGCGCGCTGCAGGACCATGGACGCGCGCTCATCGTCGGCGAGCGCACCTACGGCAAGGGATCCGTGCAAGCGCCGTTCGAGCTCGACGACGGCAGTCTGCTCAAGCTCACCACCGCGCTCTACTACACCCCCGACGATCGGCTGATCCAGGCCAGCGGAATCACACCCGACGTCCACGTCGGCGTCGGCAAGGACAACCTGCCGCCGCTGGGCGACTCGCGGCCCGAGATCGAGCCCGAGCGCGAGACCCCACGACACCTGCGGCCGGAGGACTTCGGCCGCAACGTGCCCTCGATGGACGACGAGAGTCCCGCGGTTCGGGCGGTCGCCGACGACCTGCAGCTGCGGGTGGCGGTGCAACACCTCATCGCGTGGGATCGCGTGCGTCCGCGTCGGCGACGCTGA
- a CDS encoding divergent polysaccharide deacetylase family protein, whose protein sequence is MGGRVIASERPARSRAHLGLVAWVALACVGFAVAPAPPDPPAMDADEIAAIQRSLDRLVADTRAWQRERGDFDRPWHDAEGHLAIVIDDVGRELHLFEQLLALRYHLTFSVLPGAVFAPGVQLRLRADRRRYREIMLHLPMEPLDESMMHAGADAQEEFLRVEDAPDELTGKLERALARVPAAIGVNNHMGSRLSAERGAMDALMPVLAARGLFFVDSRTSAATQAEAAAVAAGVPSMPRRVFLDDDPSPAAIEAQLVAAARSARERPTVAIGHPSPALVDVLRRRLPELHAAGVTIYPVSELLAHDGALAGSAASGTAHRE, encoded by the coding sequence GTGGGTGGTCGTGTGATCGCGAGCGAGCGCCCGGCCCGCAGCCGCGCCCACCTGGGCCTCGTCGCCTGGGTGGCGCTGGCGTGCGTCGGCTTCGCGGTCGCACCGGCCCCGCCGGACCCGCCGGCAATGGACGCCGACGAGATCGCGGCGATCCAGCGCAGCCTCGATCGGCTGGTCGCGGACACCCGCGCCTGGCAGCGCGAGCGGGGTGACTTCGACCGCCCGTGGCACGACGCCGAGGGCCACCTCGCGATCGTCATCGACGACGTCGGTCGCGAGCTGCACCTCTTCGAGCAGCTACTGGCGCTGCGCTACCACCTCACGTTCAGCGTGCTGCCCGGGGCCGTGTTCGCGCCCGGCGTACAGCTGCGCCTGCGCGCCGATCGTCGTCGCTACCGCGAGATCATGCTGCATCTGCCGATGGAGCCGCTCGACGAATCGATGATGCATGCGGGCGCGGACGCGCAAGAGGAGTTCCTGCGGGTCGAGGACGCTCCCGACGAACTCACCGGCAAGCTCGAGCGGGCGCTCGCGCGGGTCCCCGCCGCGATCGGTGTCAACAACCACATGGGCTCGCGGCTGAGCGCCGAGCGAGGCGCGATGGATGCGCTGATGCCGGTCCTCGCTGCCCGCGGTCTGTTCTTCGTGGACTCGCGCACCAGCGCGGCCACGCAGGCCGAGGCCGCTGCGGTCGCGGCCGGGGTGCCGAGCATGCCACGGCGGGTGTTCCTCGACGACGATCCGAGCCCCGCTGCAATCGAGGCGCAACTCGTGGCGGCGGCGCGGTCGGCCCGCGAGCGTCCGACCGTGGCGATCGGTCACCCGTCGCCGGCCCTGGTCGACGTGTTGCGTCGACGCCTCCCCGAACTCCATGCCGCGGGCGTGACCATCTATCCCGTGTCCGAGCTGTTGGCCCATGACGGCGCGCTCGCGGGATCTGCGGCGTCGGGTACAGCGCATCGAGAGTGA
- a CDS encoding FHA domain-containing protein, with amino-acid sequence MALRLIIEDDEGSTTIVPLGQEVVTIGRQQGNTIQLTEKNVSRRHAKLTPEGESWVLEDLGSYNGVKVNGRVASGRAVLQEGDVVQIGDYHLALTEDVDRRSLNYDRARAANDVEPMLVSSSTNLPRLSPAEIAALSSGQHPAQPGAAAAAMPLDSGQMPISRPGVVASSEPAQRRSGATLAIGLVAVGAIALLGFWMISRPDGGATANATTVADGSKDVGKSVPTKVDQGGDAAKPDSKATPEVAPPDPTPDPAPDPTPDPTPAPTTDAKVDPTPDPSVDPDTGEEPVEVPDDDPVAKPNPTSKPRPDRPTPAPTPKKPPPTTSTPPKPTPPAPTPEVDVEALLLEAGKAIFKNNAAQGYELASKAYKSKASSRAAFLMTNAACRMGDKGKASKALAKVSKSSEYYQQALEICRSKGITLD; translated from the coding sequence ATGGCCTTGCGCCTCATCATCGAGGACGACGAGGGAAGCACGACCATCGTGCCCCTCGGGCAAGAAGTCGTGACCATCGGTCGGCAGCAGGGCAACACGATCCAGCTGACCGAGAAGAACGTCTCGCGCCGCCACGCGAAGCTGACGCCCGAGGGCGAGAGCTGGGTGCTCGAGGATCTCGGCAGCTACAACGGTGTGAAGGTGAACGGGCGCGTCGCGAGCGGACGCGCGGTGCTGCAGGAGGGTGACGTCGTCCAGATCGGCGACTATCACCTCGCGCTCACCGAGGATGTCGATCGCCGCTCGTTGAACTACGACCGTGCACGCGCTGCGAACGACGTCGAGCCGATGCTCGTCAGCTCGAGCACCAACCTGCCCAGACTGTCGCCCGCCGAGATCGCAGCGCTGTCGTCGGGTCAGCACCCCGCGCAGCCGGGTGCGGCCGCGGCCGCGATGCCGCTCGACTCCGGTCAGATGCCGATCTCGCGACCGGGCGTGGTCGCCAGCAGTGAACCGGCGCAGCGCCGCAGCGGCGCGACGCTGGCGATCGGCTTGGTCGCCGTCGGTGCGATCGCGCTGCTCGGCTTCTGGATGATCTCGCGGCCCGATGGTGGTGCCACCGCCAACGCCACCACCGTTGCCGATGGCAGCAAGGACGTCGGCAAGTCGGTACCCACCAAGGTCGATCAGGGCGGCGACGCTGCGAAGCCGGACAGCAAGGCGACCCCCGAGGTCGCGCCGCCGGATCCGACGCCCGATCCAGCGCCGGATCCGACGCCCGATCCGACGCCGGCGCCCACCACCGACGCGAAGGTCGACCCCACGCCAGACCCGTCTGTCGATCCCGACACGGGCGAGGAGCCGGTCGAGGTCCCCGACGACGATCCGGTCGCCAAGCCCAACCCGACCAGCAAGCCGCGGCCGGATCGACCGACGCCCGCGCCGACGCCGAAGAAGCCACCGCCGACCACGTCGACGCCGCCCAAGCCGACCCCGCCCGCGCCGACCCCCGAGGTCGATGTCGAGGCGCTGCTGCTCGAGGCCGGCAAGGCGATCTTCAAGAACAACGCCGCGCAGGGCTACGAACTCGCCAGCAAGGCGTACAAGTCCAAGGCCTCCAGTCGCGCCGCGTTCTTGATGACCAACGCCGCGTGCCGCATGGGCGACAAGGGCAAGGCCAGCAAGGCGCTCGCCAAGGTGTCGAAGAGCAGCGAGTACTACCAGCAAGCGCTGGAGATCTGCCGCTCCAAGGGCATCACGCTCGACTGA
- a CDS encoding NAD(P)/FAD-dependent oxidoreductase, which produces MGSTKAPPRRCSAGAHVRSHSPRRAGSCSRPRSRPRVCARWWSQATTTTRRGRCSPRCVSPSARVSCSRASRPTASPETTPRLGRRWSASAPSPAPRPRSSANAAAAARPPTTPHDCERSSPQASPHRRRRGDRARHRRSRCDRALWGSVAAVTRDFDAIVIGSGPNGLAAACALARAGARVAVLEANARRFGGAVGSERGEDCGTRPGFVHDVGAAFFPWGALSPAFTALRLDEFGLRWRGAEIESCHPAPDGTFACITRDHDRTATMFGSPRDGDRFREVARWYGSIEPHVIGFLMKTFPAVGPMLRLLPVHLLRLAGVFLSRGRSLAERWFESEAARRVLPGLALHVDVGPDDMFGAALGFMLGMTATTGGYVVPEGGAQSIADAMVRHAEHHGAWFRLGARASRVIVRDGNACGVVLADGTEIGARVVLADTDVARLMLDLVEREYVPGRMVEFLQRYPRGWGTFKVDWALSKPVPWSCEPARRSAVVHAGDSLDDLSRFTAQVRRGELPDNPYLVIGQQSLCDERRAPAGQHTLWAYSRVPPQPSGGWAAHAEAFADRIDARIEALAPGFRSHVIARRVVAPPDLEAMDANLVGGDLGGGSNAWHRQLLFRPLFPWFRYRMPVRGLYLCSSYAHPGAGVHGMCGWNAAEQALGELQRAASTGRRVSRA; this is translated from the coding sequence ATGGGCTCTACGAAAGCGCCACCACGGCGCTGCAGCGCTGGAGCTCACGTGCGCAGTCACAGCCCTCGTCGAGCGGGTTCCTGCTCGCGACCGCGGTCGCGGCCACGCGTCTGCGCGAGGTGGTGGTCGCAGGCGACGACGACGACGCGACGCGGGCGCTGCTCGCCGCGGTGCGTGAGCCCGTCGGCACGCGTTTCGTGCTCGCGCGCATCCCGGCCGACGGCGTCACCGGAGACGACGCCGCGGCTTGGCCGGCGCTGGTCGGCAAGCGCGCCCTCGCCGGCCCCGCGACCGCGTTCGTCTGCGAACGCGGCAGCTGCAGCGCGCCCACCAACGACCCCGCACGACTGCGAGCGCAGCTCGCCGCAAGCTTCGCCGCACCGCCGCCGACGCGGTGATCGAGCGCGGCACCGGCGGAGTCGCTGCGATCGCGCGCTTTGGGGTAGCGTGGCCGCCGTGACGCGAGACTTCGACGCCATCGTGATCGGCTCGGGCCCCAATGGCCTGGCCGCGGCCTGTGCGCTCGCACGGGCCGGCGCTCGCGTGGCCGTGCTCGAGGCCAACGCGCGGCGCTTCGGCGGCGCCGTGGGTTCCGAGCGCGGCGAGGACTGCGGCACCCGCCCGGGCTTCGTGCACGACGTCGGCGCGGCGTTCTTCCCGTGGGGCGCACTCAGCCCAGCCTTCACCGCACTGCGCCTCGACGAGTTCGGCCTGCGCTGGCGCGGTGCGGAGATCGAGAGCTGCCACCCGGCACCCGACGGCACGTTCGCGTGCATCACCCGCGATCACGACCGCACCGCGACGATGTTCGGTAGCCCACGCGACGGCGATCGCTTCCGCGAGGTCGCGCGGTGGTACGGCAGCATCGAGCCGCACGTGATCGGCTTCTTGATGAAGACCTTCCCGGCGGTGGGGCCGATGTTGCGGCTGCTGCCCGTCCACCTGCTGCGCCTCGCCGGCGTGTTCCTCTCGCGCGGGCGCTCGCTGGCCGAGCGATGGTTCGAGAGCGAGGCGGCACGACGGGTGCTGCCCGGGCTCGCGCTGCACGTCGACGTCGGCCCCGACGACATGTTCGGCGCGGCGCTGGGCTTCATGCTGGGGATGACGGCGACGACCGGCGGCTACGTGGTGCCCGAGGGTGGCGCGCAGTCCATCGCCGACGCGATGGTGCGGCACGCCGAGCACCATGGCGCGTGGTTTCGACTCGGCGCCCGCGCCTCGCGGGTGATCGTCCGCGACGGCAACGCCTGCGGGGTCGTGCTCGCCGACGGTACCGAGATCGGTGCGCGCGTCGTGCTCGCCGACACCGACGTCGCGCGCCTCATGCTCGACCTCGTCGAACGCGAGTACGTACCTGGTCGCATGGTCGAGTTCCTACAGCGGTATCCCCGGGGCTGGGGCACCTTCAAGGTCGACTGGGCGCTGTCGAAGCCGGTGCCGTGGTCGTGCGAGCCGGCGCGTCGCAGCGCGGTCGTGCACGCCGGCGACAGCCTCGATGATCTCTCGCGCTTCACCGCCCAGGTGCGCCGCGGCGAGCTGCCCGACAACCCCTACCTCGTGATCGGACAGCAGAGCCTCTGCGACGAGCGACGTGCGCCCGCGGGCCAACACACGCTGTGGGCCTACTCGCGGGTCCCGCCGCAGCCGAGCGGGGGCTGGGCCGCCCACGCCGAGGCGTTCGCCGATCGCATCGACGCGCGCATCGAGGCGCTCGCGCCCGGCTTCCGCAGCCACGTCATCGCGCGTCGCGTCGTCGCGCCGCCGGATCTCGAGGCGATGGACGCCAACCTCGTGGGTGGCGATCTCGGCGGTGGCTCGAACGCGTGGCACCGCCAGCTGCTGTTCCGCCCGCTGTTCCCGTGGTTTCGCTATCGCATGCCGGTGCGCGGGCTCTATCTGTGCTCGAGCTACGCCCACCCCGGCGCCGGCGTCCACGGCATGTGCGGCTGGAACGCGGCGGAGCAGGCGCTCGGCGAGCTGCAGCGCGCCGCGTCGACGGGTCGGCGCGTCAGTCGAGCGTGA
- a CDS encoding chemotaxis protein CheA, giving the protein MFAEEATDQLETLERLLLNVENDCSDAILNEAFRAMHSVKGNAGCLGLPDIEAVAHRAEDILDGLRKHTFAPQQGLISAVLTAVDAIRGSLMDLERGGSIPERTQVVERLQTELAAANPRGTVPRLGELLVASGAVESKAVQDLVDFQRRPLGELLVNLGMVEEVAVAASLEEQRRIAASLAAGPTAAPSGEAGAPPKESVAAANAEEAKAGREASFVRVDTGKLDALLNQVGELISAVSAVVQSPDAARLEVDRFAAASSQLMRVTSGLHDAAMAMRMVPMAGIVNKLNRVVRDLRIKLGKRVEFVADGEETEVDKSVLEGIADPLVHIVRNALDHGIESSDARIAAGKPAQSTLRLHARHQGGEVWISVSDDGRGIDPARMRAKAESLGWLTPEQAISDEALLQFVFRPGFSTAEKVTGVSGRGVGMDVVKHNIEGLRGRVEIASEVGRGTTVSIRLPLTLAIIDVMLVRVADCLFGLPVLSLRESVSVASESVTLLPDGSRMIRIRGRILPVIGLEAIFGLGRDRPPTDGLVAIVEHGNEVCGLRVDSLLGQRQIVIKPLDPYIAGMRGVSGCAVLGSGEICLIVDIRQLFNAQSGTRREAA; this is encoded by the coding sequence ATGTTCGCGGAGGAAGCCACCGATCAGCTCGAGACGCTCGAGCGGCTGCTGCTCAACGTCGAGAACGACTGCAGCGACGCGATCCTCAACGAGGCGTTCCGGGCGATGCACAGCGTGAAAGGAAACGCTGGCTGTCTGGGCTTGCCCGACATCGAGGCCGTGGCCCATCGAGCGGAGGACATCCTCGACGGGCTGCGCAAGCACACCTTCGCGCCGCAGCAGGGGCTGATCTCGGCGGTGCTCACCGCGGTGGATGCGATCCGCGGCTCGCTCATGGATCTCGAGCGGGGTGGGTCGATCCCGGAGCGAACGCAGGTGGTCGAGCGGCTGCAGACGGAGCTGGCGGCCGCGAACCCCCGCGGGACCGTGCCGAGGCTTGGCGAGCTGTTGGTGGCCAGCGGCGCGGTCGAGTCGAAGGCCGTGCAGGATCTGGTCGACTTCCAGCGTCGCCCACTCGGCGAGCTGTTGGTGAACCTCGGGATGGTCGAGGAGGTCGCGGTCGCAGCGTCGCTGGAGGAGCAACGACGCATCGCCGCCTCGCTGGCAGCGGGACCGACCGCTGCCCCATCGGGCGAGGCGGGTGCGCCCCCCAAGGAGAGCGTTGCGGCTGCCAACGCAGAAGAGGCCAAGGCCGGCCGCGAGGCGTCGTTCGTGCGCGTCGACACCGGCAAGCTCGACGCGCTGCTCAACCAGGTCGGTGAGCTGATCTCGGCGGTGTCGGCGGTGGTGCAGAGCCCCGATGCTGCGCGGCTGGAGGTCGATCGCTTCGCCGCCGCGTCGTCGCAGCTGATGCGCGTGACCTCGGGCCTCCACGACGCGGCGATGGCCATGCGGATGGTGCCGATGGCCGGGATCGTCAACAAGCTCAACCGCGTCGTCCGGGATCTCCGCATCAAGCTCGGCAAGCGTGTCGAGTTCGTCGCCGATGGCGAGGAGACCGAGGTCGACAAGTCGGTGCTCGAGGGCATCGCGGACCCGCTGGTCCACATCGTCCGCAATGCCTTGGACCACGGCATCGAGAGCTCCGACGCTCGCATCGCCGCGGGCAAGCCCGCCCAGAGCACGCTGCGACTGCACGCTCGCCACCAGGGTGGCGAGGTGTGGATCTCGGTCAGCGACGACGGCCGAGGTATCGATCCCGCGCGCATGCGAGCGAAGGCGGAGTCGCTCGGCTGGCTCACGCCCGAGCAAGCCATCAGCGACGAGGCGCTGCTGCAGTTCGTGTTCCGCCCCGGCTTCAGCACCGCCGAGAAGGTCACCGGCGTGTCGGGCCGCGGTGTCGGCATGGACGTCGTGAAGCACAACATCGAGGGCCTGCGGGGCCGCGTCGAGATCGCCAGCGAGGTCGGCCGCGGGACCACCGTCTCGATCCGCCTGCCACTGACCCTCGCCATCATCGACGTCATGCTCGTGCGGGTGGCGGACTGTCTGTTCGGCCTACCCGTGCTGTCGCTGCGCGAGTCGGTCAGCGTTGCATCCGAGTCGGTGACGCTGCTGCCCGATGGCTCGCGGATGATCCGCATCCGTGGGCGCATCCTGCCTGTGATCGGGCTGGAGGCCATCTTCGGCCTGGGACGAGATCGTCCCCCGACCGACGGCCTGGTGGCGATCGTCGAGCACGGCAACGAGGTCTGCGGTCTGCGTGTGGACTCGCTGCTCGGGCAGCGGCAGATCGTGATCAAGCCGCTCGATCCGTATATCGCGGGCATGCGCGGCGTCTCCGGCTGCGCGGTGCTCGGCTCCGGCGAGATCTGTCTCATCGTGGACATTCGCCAGCTCTTCAACGCGCAGAGCGGCACGCGACGGGAGGCCGCATGA
- a CDS encoding chemotaxis protein CheD, whose amino-acid sequence MKTVGIGEYAVVRGEQEGVRTLSLGSCVAIVLVDRVRSVFALAHVVLPEADDQADSKPSGYYADIAVPLLLTDMMRNGSGPRMGPMHVALVGGGRPGGNTSSVFNIGERNSEAARKALRRFGITPTVEDLGGQWSRTVVVDRAGIQVTCPDRAPRQL is encoded by the coding sequence ATGAAGACGGTCGGCATCGGCGAGTACGCCGTCGTGCGGGGTGAGCAAGAGGGCGTTCGCACGCTCTCGCTGGGCTCGTGCGTGGCCATCGTGCTCGTCGATCGGGTGCGATCGGTGTTCGCGCTCGCGCACGTCGTCCTGCCCGAGGCCGACGACCAAGCCGACAGCAAGCCGTCCGGCTACTACGCCGACATCGCCGTGCCCTTGCTGCTCACCGACATGATGCGCAACGGCAGCGGCCCCCGGATGGGGCCCATGCACGTGGCACTGGTCGGCGGCGGCCGCCCCGGCGGCAACACCAGCAGCGTGTTCAACATCGGTGAGCGCAACAGCGAGGCCGCCCGCAAGGCGCTGCGTCGCTTCGGCATCACCCCCACCGTCGAAGATCTCGGTGGGCAGTGGTCGCGCACGGTCGTGGTCGATCGTGCCGGCATCCAGGTTACGTGTCCCGATCGCGCTCCCCGACAGCTCTAA
- a CDS encoding purine-binding chemotaxis protein CheW, whose product MSLDPTEESDEAAGGKFLTFLIDGESYGLDIRHVTEIIGMHAITRVPDVPDYVRGIINLRGKVIPVMDVRARFGMSARDYDARTCIIVIHVRDTDIGLVVDTVSEVIDIAEVDIEPPPSIGPNSGGFMSGVGKVGDHVKLLLDAHKLLYGTEPGVAA is encoded by the coding sequence ATGTCCCTCGACCCCACCGAAGAATCCGACGAAGCCGCGGGGGGAAAGTTCCTGACTTTCCTCATCGACGGTGAATCGTACGGGCTCGACATCCGGCACGTCACCGAGATCATCGGGATGCACGCGATCACACGCGTGCCCGATGTGCCCGACTACGTGCGCGGCATCATCAACCTGCGCGGCAAGGTCATCCCCGTGATGGACGTGCGAGCGCGCTTCGGCATGAGTGCCCGCGATTACGACGCACGGACGTGCATCATCGTGATTCACGTCCGCGATACCGACATCGGTCTCGTGGTCGACACCGTCTCCGAGGTGATCGACATCGCCGAGGTCGACATCGAACCACCCCCGTCCATCGGTCCGAACAGTGGCGGGTTCATGAGTGGCGTCGGCAAGGTCGGCGACCACGTGAAGCTACTGCTCGACGCCCACAAGCTGCTCTATGGCACCGAACCCGGTGTCGCCGCCTAG